ACGGCTGCGGACGTTCGGTTTTGCCAACGCTTCCGACCCGCTGGCTCCGTTGAGATAGGGGATCGAACCCTCCCGTTCACGTTCGTAAATCTGTTACAAAAGAGACGCGCGAAAAGCGGGGAGTACACAAAAGAATCTATGGACACCATCCATGACAAGGCGCCGAGGGAGACAGTCGGTCGCACCACGGTTACGCGATTCCGAATGCAGTTCCAAGCAGCCGCCTACGCTGCGCTTGAAATTCTGAGCAGCAAAGAGGTTGACCGTGTCTACTGCGATTATCACGACGACTTCGTCGTGCGCCGCACTGTCGCTGGCGTCGTCGAGTACCACTTCTTCCAGGTCAAGACCAAGGGCAAGGCAAACCAGCAGTGGGACGCTACCGCGGTCTTCGCGCTCAAAAAGCAAGGCGCGCTCGACACGGAAGAGAAGCTTGAGGCGATTCGAAACAGCATTGCTGGCAAGCTGTTTGTGCACACGGTCGAGTTTGGCGAGCAGTGCCGCGAGGTCACTGTGCTCAGCAACGTGCACTTCGCCGACGATGTCCACGAAGTCGTCGCCGACCTCTCTGCCGGATCGTCCAGCAAGAAGTACATCCGCCAATTCATAGAGAAGTTCGCAGACATCATCTCTCCTGGCAAACCAATGTCGCCGGAAGAGGTCAAAGCAGCCCAGAAAAAGCTGTCCGTCCTCGCAAATGTTCAGTACATCGGCGAGACGCTCGACACCTTCGCCATGGCTGCGCACAACGCCATTTGGAGGCACAGCGAAATCGAACTTCACCAGCACGAGGTGAAACGTATAGCCAACAGCTTGGTAACCCTCGTCGAGGAGAAGTCCTGTGCTCCGATTGGCGGCCTATCCAAGTCTGGCATCGACATGGCAGCCAGCGTTGGCTTAGAAGACCTGCTTAAGGTCCTGAGCATCTCCACACAGGTGTATCAGACTCTGTTGAATGGGGGCGAGCCAGGGGCCATCAAGGCTGCATCCATCCTTCAGCGGAAACTGAAGGAGGTGGGCGCCACCGACTCGATGATTGAGGCGGCCTCGCGAGCAAAGGTTTCATGGGACGTCTGGGTGCGCAGTGCACGGCATGGGTCGCCCGACTTCACTTTCAACGTCCTGCTGGAAGAAATCGACAGCAAGTGCAAAGCTTGGCTGCTTGCAGGCGGTGCTTTCGCAGACCTTGAGGACTTCATTCAAGGCATCCTGAACTCAAACATTGGCAAGCAATTCCCGGTGCTGAACACCGACCTCGTGTTCGGAGCGTTCTGCGCCGCTGTCGTCAGAAGGTCGACGCGATGAGCGCAGCCGAATTCTTCAGCGAGGCAAAACGGCTCAACCTGAAGCTGAAGGTGTCCGGAGTCGGGCCGTCCCCAGCCCACACGCTCGATAACGAGGCGCTCTTTCAGCTACCCCTACTTGCCAT
The DNA window shown above is from Acidovorax sp. NCPPB 4044 and carries:
- a CDS encoding dsDNA nuclease domain-containing protein codes for the protein MDTIHDKAPRETVGRTTVTRFRMQFQAAAYAALEILSSKEVDRVYCDYHDDFVVRRTVAGVVEYHFFQVKTKGKANQQWDATAVFALKKQGALDTEEKLEAIRNSIAGKLFVHTVEFGEQCREVTVLSNVHFADDVHEVVADLSAGSSSKKYIRQFIEKFADIISPGKPMSPEEVKAAQKKLSVLANVQYIGETLDTFAMAAHNAIWRHSEIELHQHEVKRIANSLVTLVEEKSCAPIGGLSKSGIDMAASVGLEDLLKVLSISTQVYQTLLNGGEPGAIKAASILQRKLKEVGATDSMIEAASRAKVSWDVWVRSARHGSPDFTFNVLLEEIDSKCKAWLLAGGAFADLEDFIQGILNSNIGKQFPVLNTDLVFGAFCAAVVRRSTR